The proteins below come from a single Synechococcus sp. WH 8101 genomic window:
- a CDS encoding sigma-70 family RNA polymerase sigma factor produces the protein MVSSLSAFLGEIGRHQLLTPEQELTMGRKVQAMVAITDRCMLAGGEGPACEYSDDEKRVIKRGEKAKNQMITANLRLVVNLAKRYQGKGLDLLDLIQEGTLGLTRAVEKYDPTRGHRFSTYAYWWIRQGLNRALSTQSRTIRIPVNVNEKLTKLRAAKARLMQRHGQSASPEQLAEAMNIPLSEVEDLLACELRSVTVSLQGIVKSKADPSELVDVLPSDELPPMERAEIAERTASAWTLLEKANLTPKERTVVMLRFGLDGSHEWRTLAEVARHMSCSREYCRQVVQRALRKLRKTGIQQGLVSSAV, from the coding sequence ATGGTGAGTTCCCTCAGCGCCTTTCTCGGCGAAATCGGTCGCCATCAACTGCTCACTCCGGAACAGGAACTCACCATGGGCCGCAAGGTTCAGGCGATGGTAGCGATCACTGACCGCTGCATGCTTGCGGGAGGAGAAGGCCCGGCCTGCGAGTACAGCGATGATGAAAAGCGCGTGATCAAGCGCGGAGAGAAAGCAAAAAATCAGATGATCACTGCCAATCTACGGCTGGTGGTGAATCTGGCCAAGCGCTATCAGGGCAAGGGCCTCGATCTGCTCGATCTGATCCAGGAAGGCACGCTCGGCCTCACCCGAGCCGTCGAGAAATACGACCCTACCCGTGGCCACCGCTTCTCCACCTATGCCTACTGGTGGATCCGCCAGGGCCTGAACCGAGCCCTCTCCACCCAGAGCCGCACCATCCGCATTCCCGTGAATGTGAATGAAAAGCTCACCAAACTGCGGGCCGCCAAAGCGCGCTTGATGCAGCGCCATGGCCAGTCAGCCAGCCCGGAACAACTGGCGGAAGCGATGAACATCCCCCTCAGTGAAGTGGAGGATCTGCTCGCCTGTGAACTCCGTAGCGTCACGGTGAGTTTGCAGGGGATTGTGAAATCGAAAGCCGATCCATCCGAACTGGTGGATGTGCTTCCCAGTGATGAATTACCACCGATGGAGCGGGCGGAAATCGCCGAGCGCACCGCCTCCGCCTGGACGCTGCTGGAGAAAGCCAATCTCACTCCCAAGGAGCGCACGGTGGTGATGCTGCGCTTCGGATTGGATGGCAGTCACGAATGGCGCACCCTGGCTGAAGTCGCCCGTCACATGAGCTGCAGCCGTGAATACTGCCGCCAGGTGGTGCAACGGGCTCTGCGCAAACTGCGCAAGACCGGCATCCAGCAGGGCCTGGTGAGCAGCGCAGTCTGA
- a CDS encoding YkvA family protein, which translates to MAKARSGNDVVEAEVIDSEVIDEGLLRRLLRRAGRALARPALEAMELVLDPGTPPQVRLTMVAALTYVLLPTDLIPDLLPVAGFSDDLVALTALIGLHRNHVTDSIRQRAQRKLDQWFPRDRP; encoded by the coding sequence ATGGCCAAGGCTCGATCCGGCAACGACGTCGTCGAGGCGGAAGTGATCGACAGCGAGGTGATTGATGAAGGGCTGCTGCGGCGCCTACTGCGCCGGGCTGGCCGCGCCCTGGCGCGCCCGGCTCTCGAGGCGATGGAACTCGTGCTGGATCCGGGCACACCGCCCCAGGTACGTCTCACCATGGTCGCGGCCCTCACCTATGTGCTCCTGCCCACCGATCTGATCCCTGATCTGCTGCCGGTGGCTGGCTTCAGTGATGACCTAGTGGCCCTCACGGCTCTGATCGGTCTGCACCGCAATCACGTCACCGACAGCATCCGCCAGCGGGCTCAACGCAAACTGGATCAGTGGTTTCCCAGAGATCGGCCATGA